A region from the Pseudomonas cucumis genome encodes:
- a CDS encoding helicase HerA-like domain-containing protein has protein sequence MPDSSQLVIGADLAGQSIAQAMRLANRHGLVAGATGTGKTVTLQRLAEAFSDAGVAVFAADIKGDLCGLGAAGNPQGKVAERIAGMPWLNHKPQAYPVTLWDINGQSGHPLRTTLSEMGPLLLGSLLELTDSQQSALYAAFKVADREGLLLLDLKDLKALLNHLRDSPELLGDDAALMTTGSSQALLRRLATLEQQGAEALFGEPALQLEDMLQPAVDGRGRIHLLDASRLVHEAPKVYATFLLWLLAELFEQLPERGDAEKPLLALFFDEAHLLFAGTPKALQERLEQVVRLIRSKGVGVYFVTQSPGDLPDDVLAQLGLRIQHGLRAFTAKEQKSLRAVADGFRPNPAFDALSVLTELGIGEALVGTLQDKGTPGMVQRVLVAPPQSRIGPLTETERTVLIAGSPFKGRYDKPVDRESAYEVLMGRKGLAPDPEAAPGKPAPEEPSFTEQAGEFLGTAAGQALKSAMRQAANQLGRQLVRGLMGSLLGGSKRR, from the coding sequence ATGCCTGACTCATCGCAACTCGTTATCGGCGCCGACCTCGCGGGCCAGTCCATCGCCCAGGCCATGCGCCTGGCCAACCGTCACGGCCTGGTGGCGGGCGCTACCGGGACCGGTAAAACCGTCACCTTGCAGCGCCTGGCCGAAGCCTTCAGCGATGCCGGCGTGGCGGTGTTCGCGGCAGACATCAAAGGCGACCTGTGCGGCCTGGGCGCCGCCGGCAACCCTCAAGGCAAGGTCGCGGAGCGGATCGCCGGGATGCCCTGGCTGAACCATAAGCCTCAGGCGTATCCGGTGACCCTGTGGGACATTAACGGTCAGTCCGGTCATCCACTGCGCACCACCTTGAGCGAAATGGGTCCGTTGTTGCTCGGTAGCCTGCTGGAACTGACCGACAGTCAGCAGTCGGCGTTGTATGCCGCGTTCAAGGTGGCCGACCGCGAAGGGTTGTTGCTGCTGGATTTGAAGGATCTGAAGGCGCTGCTCAATCACCTGCGCGACAGCCCCGAATTGCTGGGGGATGACGCGGCGCTGATGACCACCGGTTCCAGCCAGGCCCTGTTGCGCCGCTTGGCGACGCTGGAACAGCAAGGCGCCGAAGCATTGTTCGGCGAACCGGCGCTGCAACTGGAAGACATGTTGCAACCGGCCGTGGATGGTCGTGGGCGCATTCACTTGCTCGATGCCAGCCGTCTGGTGCACGAAGCGCCGAAGGTCTATGCGACGTTCCTGTTGTGGTTGTTGGCCGAATTGTTCGAGCAACTGCCAGAGCGCGGCGATGCCGAGAAACCGCTGCTGGCGCTGTTTTTCGACGAAGCGCACTTGTTGTTCGCCGGCACGCCGAAGGCGTTGCAGGAACGTCTGGAACAAGTGGTGCGACTGATTCGCTCGAAAGGCGTGGGGGTGTATTTCGTCACCCAATCGCCAGGCGACTTGCCGGACGATGTGCTGGCTCAACTGGGCCTGCGCATTCAGCACGGTTTGCGTGCATTTACCGCCAAAGAACAGAAATCCCTGCGTGCGGTGGCCGACGGTTTCCGGCCGAACCCGGCGTTCGATGCCTTGTCGGTGTTGACGGAGTTGGGGATCGGCGAGGCGCTGGTCGGCACCTTGCAAGACAAGGGCACGCCGGGGATGGTCCAGCGTGTATTGGTTGCACCGCCGCAATCGCGGATCGGGCCGCTGACCGAAACCGAACGCACCGTGCTGATCGCCGGTTCGCCGTTCAAGGGGCGTTATGACAAACCGGTCGATCGCGAATCGGCTTATGAAGTGCTGATGGGGCGCAAAGGCCTGGCGCCGGATCCTGAAGCCGCACCGGGTAAACCTGCACCTGAAGAGCCGAGTTTCACCGAACAGGCCGGGGAATTCCTTGGTACGGCAGCTGGGCAGGCGTTGAAATCAGCCATGCGACAGGCGGCGAATCAATTGGGCCGACAATTGGTACGCGGGTTGATGGGCTCATTGCTTGGCGGCAGCAAACGTCGCTAA
- a CDS encoding Nudix family hydrolase, whose protein sequence is MKRVHVAAAVIRDSNGKILIARRADTQHQGGLWEFPGGKVEDDESVETALARELHEELGIVVTTARPMIKVRHDYPDKQVLLDVWEVSAFTGDPHGAEGQPLAWVTARELVDYDFPAANQPIVAAARLPGDYLITPEGLETPALLRGIQKAIAGGIKLIQLRAPNGYDPQYRDLAVDAAGLCAGKAQLMIKGPFEWLGDFPSAGWHITSAQLRKYAAAGRPLPASRWLAASCHNAEELALAEQMGVDFVTLSPVQPTQTHPDALPLGWEQASTLIEGFSKPVFLLGGVGPAERQKAWEAGAQGVAGIRAFWPDSSV, encoded by the coding sequence GTGAAACGAGTCCATGTAGCAGCCGCGGTTATTCGCGATAGCAACGGCAAAATCCTCATTGCCCGCCGTGCCGACACCCAGCATCAGGGCGGTTTGTGGGAGTTCCCCGGTGGCAAGGTCGAGGATGACGAATCCGTCGAAACGGCCCTGGCTCGCGAGCTTCACGAAGAGCTGGGCATCGTGGTCACTACTGCGCGACCGATGATCAAAGTCCGCCACGACTACCCGGACAAACAGGTGTTGCTGGATGTCTGGGAAGTCTCGGCGTTTACCGGCGACCCCCATGGCGCCGAAGGTCAGCCTTTGGCCTGGGTGACCGCGCGGGAACTGGTGGACTACGACTTCCCGGCCGCCAACCAGCCGATCGTCGCCGCTGCCCGCTTGCCCGGCGACTACCTGATCACCCCGGAGGGCCTGGAAACCCCGGCCTTGCTGCGCGGTATCCAGAAAGCCATCGCTGGCGGCATCAAGCTGATTCAGTTGCGCGCGCCCAATGGCTACGACCCGCAATACCGCGATCTGGCGGTGGACGCGGCGGGGCTGTGTGCCGGCAAGGCGCAGTTGATGATCAAGGGACCATTTGAATGGCTGGGGGACTTTCCGTCCGCTGGGTGGCACATCACGTCGGCACAGTTGCGCAAGTACGCGGCGGCCGGGCGTCCGCTACCGGCTTCGCGCTGGTTGGCGGCGTCTTGTCACAACGCTGAAGAACTGGCGCTGGCCGAGCAGATGGGCGTGGACTTTGTGACCCTGTCGCCGGTGCAGCCGACCCAGACGCACCCGGATGCGCTGCCATTGGGTTGGGAGCAGGCTTCGACTTTGATCGAGGGCTTCAGCAAGCCGGTGTTTTTGCTCGGTGGGGTGGGGCCGGCGGAGCGGCAAAAAGCCTGGGAAGCGGGGGCGCAGGGTGTGGCGGGGATTCGGGCGTTTTGGCCGGATTCTTCGGTGTAG
- a CDS encoding glutathione S-transferase family protein — MSLHLIIGDKLYSSWSLRAALALDLTGEPYTEELIKLNQPDTRERLLKHSPTGKVPLLKTEHGTIADSLAIAEYLAEQFPDAGLWPKDTAARAQARSACAQMHSGFFAMRGNMPFDLSHDAPLSPTPPEVQAEIQCMLALWAECRAVATETGPFLFGGATLADAFFAPIAVRLRTYQVKLPEADAAYVETIYQWPAFKAWRKAGLEEIER, encoded by the coding sequence ATGAGCCTCCACCTGATCATCGGCGACAAACTGTATTCCTCCTGGTCCCTGCGCGCCGCCCTGGCCCTTGACCTGACCGGCGAGCCCTACACCGAAGAACTGATCAAGCTGAACCAGCCGGACACTCGCGAGCGCCTGCTCAAGCATTCGCCGACCGGGAAAGTCCCGCTGCTGAAAACCGAACACGGCACCATCGCCGATTCCCTGGCGATTGCCGAGTACCTGGCCGAACAATTCCCCGACGCCGGCCTCTGGCCCAAAGACACTGCCGCCCGTGCTCAGGCGCGTTCGGCGTGCGCGCAGATGCACAGCGGTTTTTTCGCCATGCGCGGCAACATGCCGTTCGACCTGAGCCACGATGCGCCACTGTCGCCGACCCCGCCTGAGGTTCAGGCTGAAATCCAGTGCATGCTAGCGTTGTGGGCTGAATGTCGTGCCGTCGCGACTGAAACCGGTCCGTTCCTGTTTGGCGGTGCGACCCTGGCCGATGCGTTTTTTGCACCGATCGCCGTACGCCTGCGCACCTATCAGGTAAAACTGCCCGAGGCCGACGCGGCCTATGTCGAAACCATCTACCAATGGCCGGCCTTCAAGGCTTGGCGGAAGGCGGGTCTGGAGGAAATAGAGCGGTGA
- a CDS encoding DUF721 domain-containing protein has protein sequence MAFRPLTARAPAVLLREAKPLKAIFGHAQRLGHLQRLVESQLQPAAREHCHVASWREGSLLLIVTDGHWATRLRYQQKRLQRQLQLFDEFASLTRILFKVQPPTVQQGAAGHTINLSTDAAATIQATADGITDPNLRAALERLAAHAKPKI, from the coding sequence ATGGCATTTCGCCCTCTCACGGCCAGAGCACCCGCCGTTCTGCTTCGCGAAGCCAAACCGCTGAAAGCCATCTTTGGTCACGCTCAACGCCTGGGTCATTTACAACGGCTGGTGGAAAGCCAGTTGCAGCCGGCTGCCCGCGAGCATTGCCATGTGGCGTCGTGGCGTGAAGGCAGTTTATTGCTGATTGTCACCGACGGCCACTGGGCCACCCGTCTGCGTTATCAGCAAAAGCGTCTGCAACGGCAGTTACAGCTGTTCGACGAGTTCGCCAGCCTGACGCGGATTCTGTTCAAGGTTCAACCGCCTACCGTTCAGCAAGGGGCTGCGGGGCATACGATAAATTTGTCGACCGATGCGGCGGCGACCATTCAGGCGACGGCTGACGGCATTACCGACCCGAATCTGCGGGCGGCCCTCGAACGCCTGGCGGCTCACGCCAAACCCAAAATCTGA
- the argJ gene encoding bifunctional glutamate N-acetyltransferase/amino-acid acetyltransferase ArgJ yields the protein MAVGLGPLPTLHPVAGFELGIASAGIKRPGRKDVVVMRCAEGSTVAGVFTLNAFCAAPVILAKQRVQGPVRYLLTNTGNANAGTGEPGLAAAERTCAKLAELTGVDASLVLPYSTGVIGEPLPVEKIEGALQAALDDLSVNNWEAAATGIMTTDTLPKGASRQFQHDGVTITVTGISKGAGMIRPNMATMLGYIATDAKVSRDVLQNLLLDGANKSFNRITIDGDTSTNDCCMLIATGQAALPEITEASGPLFALLKQAVFEVCMDVAQAIVRDGEGATKFVTVEVNGGGNHQECLDVGYTVAHSPLIKTALFASDPNWGRILAAVGRAGVPNLDVSKIDVFLGDVCIASRGARSATYTEAQGAAVMQQEEITIRIELGRGDCSETIWTTDLSHEYVKINAEYRT from the coding sequence ATGGCTGTTGGTCTTGGTCCTTTGCCCACGTTGCACCCGGTTGCCGGTTTTGAACTCGGTATCGCCTCGGCCGGCATCAAGCGCCCGGGGCGCAAGGATGTCGTGGTCATGCGCTGTGCCGAAGGCTCCACAGTGGCGGGCGTGTTCACCCTGAACGCCTTTTGCGCCGCGCCTGTTATCCTGGCCAAGCAACGCGTGCAAGGCCCGGTGCGTTACCTGCTGACCAACACCGGCAATGCCAACGCCGGCACCGGCGAACCAGGCCTGGCGGCCGCCGAGCGCACCTGCGCCAAACTGGCTGAGCTGACTGGCGTCGATGCAAGCCTGGTGCTGCCGTACTCCACCGGTGTGATCGGTGAGCCGCTGCCGGTCGAAAAAATCGAAGGCGCGCTGCAAGCCGCCCTCGACGATCTGTCGGTGAATAACTGGGAAGCCGCCGCCACCGGCATCATGACCACAGACACCCTGCCCAAGGGTGCCAGCCGCCAGTTCCAGCATGACGGCGTGACCATCACCGTCACCGGTATCAGCAAAGGTGCGGGCATGATCCGCCCGAACATGGCGACCATGCTCGGCTATATCGCCACCGACGCCAAAGTCTCCCGCGATGTGCTGCAAAACCTGCTGCTGGATGGCGCCAACAAGTCGTTCAACCGCATCACCATCGACGGCGACACCTCGACCAACGACTGCTGCATGCTGATCGCCACCGGTCAGGCAGCACTGCCGGAAATTACCGAGGCCAGCGGTCCGCTGTTCGCTTTGCTCAAACAAGCGGTGTTCGAAGTCTGCATGGACGTGGCCCAGGCCATCGTGCGCGATGGTGAAGGCGCGACCAAGTTTGTCACTGTGGAAGTCAACGGCGGCGGCAACCACCAGGAGTGCCTGGACGTCGGTTACACCGTGGCTCACTCGCCGCTGATCAAGACCGCGTTGTTCGCCTCCGACCCGAACTGGGGCCGCATTCTGGCCGCCGTGGGCCGTGCCGGCGTACCGAACCTGGACGTGAGCAAGATTGACGTATTCCTCGGTGACGTGTGCATCGCCAGCCGCGGCGCTCGCTCTGCCACCTACACCGAAGCCCAGGGCGCGGCGGTGATGCAGCAGGAAGAAATCACCATCCGCATCGAACTGGGTCGCGGCGATTGCAGCGAAACCATCTGGACCACTGACCTGTCCCACGAGTACGTGAAGATCAACGCTGAGTACCGTACTTAA
- the secA gene encoding preprotein translocase subunit SecA → MFAPLLKKLFGSKNEREVKRMLKTVQLVNAFEEQMVALSDDQLRAKTDEFKARLAKGETLDKLLPEAFAVAREAGKRVMGMRHFDVQLIGGMTLHEGMIAEMRTGEGKTLVATLGVYLNALSGKGVHVVTVNDYLARRDANWMRPLYEFLGMTVGVVTPFQPPEEKRAAYAADITYGTNNEFGFDYLRDNMAFSMEEKFQRELNFAVIDEVDSILIDEARTPLIISGQAEDSSKLYIEINKLIPQLELHVEEVEGEVTKAGHYTVDEKTRQVELNEAGHQFIEDMLTRVGLLAEGESLYSAHNLGLLTHVYAGLRAHKLFNRNVEYIVQDGQVVLVDEHTGRTMPGRRLSEGLHQAIEAKENLNIQAESQTLASTTFQNYFRLYNKLSGMTGTADTEAFEFHQIYGLQVMVIPPNKPLARKDYNDLVFLTAEEKYAAIINDIKECMTQGRPVLVGTATIETSEHMSSLLVKEGIEHKVLNAKFHEKEAEIIAQAGRPGALTIATNMAGRGTDILLGGNWEVEVASLENPTPEQIAQIKADWQKRHQQVLESGGLQVIASERHESRRIDNQLRGRAGRQGDAGSSRFYLSLEDSLMRIFASDRVKNFMKALGMQSGEAIEHRMVTNAIEKAQRKVEGRNFDIRKQLLEFDDVNNEQRKVIYHMRNSLLAADNIGETIADFRQDVLNATVSAHIPPQSLPEQWDVAGLEAALQSDFGVALPIQQWLDEDDHLYEETLREKLMNELIAAYNEKEDQAGAEALRTFEKQIVLRVLDDLWKDHLSTMDHLRHGIHLRGYAQKNPKQEYKRESFTLFSELLDSIKRDSIRVLSHVQVRREDPIEEEARLRQEAEALAARMQFQHDEAPGLEHPEVLGEEVDVALATAPVRNEQKLGRNELCYCGSGKKYKHCHGQIQ, encoded by the coding sequence ATGTTTGCGCCTTTGTTAAAGAAACTTTTTGGAAGCAAGAACGAGCGTGAAGTCAAACGCATGCTCAAGACGGTGCAGCTCGTCAATGCCTTCGAAGAGCAAATGGTAGCCCTTTCGGACGATCAATTGCGTGCCAAGACCGACGAGTTCAAGGCCCGCCTCGCCAAAGGGGAAACCCTCGACAAACTGCTGCCAGAAGCCTTTGCGGTCGCCCGCGAAGCCGGTAAGCGTGTCATGGGTATGCGCCACTTCGATGTCCAGCTGATCGGCGGCATGACCTTGCATGAAGGCATGATCGCGGAAATGCGTACCGGTGAAGGCAAGACCCTGGTGGCAACACTGGGCGTTTACCTCAACGCGCTGTCCGGCAAGGGCGTGCACGTTGTGACGGTGAACGACTACCTGGCCCGTCGTGACGCCAACTGGATGCGTCCGCTTTACGAATTCCTCGGCATGACGGTCGGCGTGGTCACCCCATTCCAGCCGCCGGAAGAGAAGCGCGCCGCTTACGCCGCCGACATCACCTACGGCACCAACAACGAATTCGGTTTCGACTACCTGCGCGACAACATGGCGTTCAGCATGGAAGAAAAATTCCAGCGCGAACTCAATTTTGCCGTGATCGACGAAGTCGACTCCATCCTCATCGACGAAGCCCGTACCCCGCTGATCATCTCTGGTCAGGCCGAGGACAGCTCCAAGCTGTACATCGAGATCAACAAACTGATCCCGCAGCTGGAATTGCACGTTGAAGAAGTCGAAGGCGAAGTCACCAAGGCTGGCCACTACACCGTGGACGAGAAGACCCGTCAGGTCGAACTCAACGAAGCCGGTCACCAGTTCATCGAAGACATGCTGACCCGCGTCGGCCTGCTGGCTGAAGGCGAGAGCCTGTATTCGGCGCACAACCTCGGTCTGCTGACCCACGTTTATGCCGGCCTGCGCGCGCACAAACTGTTCAATCGCAACGTCGAATACATCGTGCAGGACGGTCAGGTCGTGCTGGTCGACGAACATACCGGCCGTACCATGCCGGGGCGCCGTTTGTCCGAAGGCCTGCACCAGGCCATCGAAGCCAAGGAAAACCTGAACATCCAGGCCGAGAGCCAGACCCTGGCGTCGACCACGTTCCAGAACTACTTCCGTCTGTACAACAAGCTGTCCGGCATGACCGGTACCGCGGACACCGAAGCGTTCGAATTCCACCAGATCTATGGCCTGCAGGTCATGGTCATCCCGCCGAACAAACCGTTGGCGCGTAAAGACTACAACGACCTGGTGTTCCTGACCGCCGAAGAGAAATACGCGGCGATCATCAACGACATCAAGGAGTGCATGACTCAGGGCCGTCCGGTGCTGGTGGGTACCGCCACCATCGAAACGTCCGAGCACATGTCCAGCCTGCTCGTGAAGGAAGGCATCGAACACAAGGTTCTGAACGCCAAGTTCCACGAAAAAGAAGCCGAAATCATCGCTCAGGCCGGTCGTCCGGGCGCGCTGACCATCGCCACCAACATGGCCGGTCGTGGTACCGACATCCTGTTGGGCGGTAACTGGGAAGTGGAAGTGGCTTCGCTGGAAAACCCGACCCCTGAGCAGATTGCCCAGATCAAGGCCGACTGGCAGAAACGTCACCAGCAAGTGCTGGAGTCGGGTGGCTTGCAGGTGATCGCTTCCGAGCGTCACGAATCGCGCCGTATCGACAACCAGTTGCGCGGTCGCGCCGGTCGTCAGGGCGACGCCGGTTCCAGCCGTTTCTACCTGTCGCTGGAAGACAGCCTGATGCGCATCTTCGCCTCTGACCGGGTGAAGAACTTCATGAAGGCGCTGGGCATGCAGTCCGGTGAAGCGATCGAGCACCGCATGGTGACCAACGCCATCGAGAAGGCTCAGCGCAAGGTTGAAGGCCGTAACTTCGACATTCGTAAACAACTGCTCGAGTTCGACGACGTCAACAACGAACAACGTAAAGTGATCTATCACATGCGTAACAGTTTGTTGGCCGCCGACAACATTGGCGAAACCATCGCCGATTTCCGCCAGGACGTGCTCAACGCAACCGTCAGCGCGCACATTCCGCCGCAGTCGCTGCCAGAGCAGTGGGACGTGGCCGGTCTGGAAGCGGCGTTGCAGAGCGACTTCGGTGTGGCGCTGCCGATCCAGCAATGGCTCGACGAAGACGATCACCTGTATGAAGAAACCCTGCGCGAGAAGCTGATGAACGAGCTGATCGCCGCGTACAACGAGAAAGAAGACCAGGCCGGTGCCGAAGCACTGCGCACCTTCGAGAAGCAAATCGTTCTGCGCGTACTGGACGACCTGTGGAAAGACCACCTGTCGACCATGGATCACTTGCGTCACGGCATTCACTTGCGTGGTTATGCGCAGAAGAACCCGAAGCAGGAATACAAGCGCGAGTCCTTCACCTTGTTCTCCGAGTTGCTGGATTCGATCAAACGCGATTCGATCCGCGTGCTGTCGCACGTTCAGGTTCGCCGCGAAGATCCGATCGAAGAAGAAGCTCGCCTGCGCCAGGAAGCCGAGGCACTGGCTGCGCGCATGCAGTTCCAGCACGACGAAGCCCCTGGCCTGGAGCACCCGGAAGTGTTGGGTGAAGAGGTCGATGTAGCCCTCGCCACCGCACCGGTGCGCAACGAGCAGAAGCTGGGCCGTAACGAGCTGTGCTACTGCGGTTCGGGCAAGAAGTACAAGCATTGCCACGGGCAGATCCAGTAA